From Streptomyces griseorubiginosus, one genomic window encodes:
- a CDS encoding extracellular solute-binding protein: MRSRIVTAAAFTAATALAVTGCGSGSSGSSAKSIKVVYWQNLDSANKLQANFLASMVKEFTKANPGTKVTLVPVVASENDYYTKLQLMMRSPATAPDLVYEDTALINSDIAGGYLKPLDAYTAKWADWSQYAKAAKGAVTGASDGKTYAVPDDTDTRGIWYNKQLLQKAGIAVPWQPKTWADVIAAAKKIKAKLPGVTPLNLYTGQAGGEASSMQGFEMLLYGTPAGDKSLYDASQKKWVVGSQGFKDSLDFVHTVYSEGLGPSKEQALGANFGTTVGTELIPEGKLAIDIDGSWMPNNWSSAAAKPWKEWQSVMGTAAMPTQNGQAPGRTSMSGGWAWSIPAKAKNPDLAWKFLSTTLQTKTNAAKWNVTNANIAVRTDVASDPAYLNSVPTNKFFTELVADTHYRPGLPEYNQVSTAIQKAMESVTTGQASVDKAASTFDNDVKAAVGDDKTVEGTS; the protein is encoded by the coding sequence GTGCGCTCGAGAATCGTCACCGCCGCGGCCTTCACCGCCGCCACCGCCCTGGCCGTCACCGGCTGCGGTTCGGGCTCGTCAGGGAGCTCGGCCAAGTCCATCAAGGTCGTCTACTGGCAGAACCTGGACAGCGCCAACAAGCTCCAGGCCAACTTCCTCGCCTCGATGGTGAAGGAGTTCACCAAGGCCAACCCGGGCACCAAGGTGACCCTCGTCCCGGTGGTCGCCTCCGAGAACGACTACTACACCAAGCTCCAGCTGATGATGCGCTCCCCCGCGACCGCGCCCGACCTGGTCTACGAGGACACCGCGCTGATCAACTCCGACATCGCGGGCGGTTACCTCAAGCCGCTGGACGCCTACACCGCGAAGTGGGCCGACTGGTCGCAGTACGCCAAGGCGGCCAAGGGCGCGGTGACCGGCGCCTCGGACGGCAAGACCTACGCTGTCCCGGACGACACCGACACGCGCGGGATCTGGTACAACAAGCAGCTCCTCCAGAAGGCCGGGATCGCCGTGCCCTGGCAGCCGAAGACCTGGGCCGACGTGATCGCCGCCGCCAAGAAGATCAAGGCGAAGCTGCCCGGCGTCACCCCGCTGAACCTCTACACCGGTCAGGCCGGCGGCGAGGCGTCCTCCATGCAGGGCTTCGAGATGCTGCTGTACGGCACCCCGGCCGGCGACAAGTCGCTCTACGACGCCTCGCAGAAGAAGTGGGTGGTGGGCAGCCAGGGCTTCAAGGACTCGCTGGACTTCGTGCACACCGTGTACAGCGAGGGTCTCGGCCCGTCGAAGGAGCAGGCGCTGGGCGCCAACTTCGGGACCACCGTGGGCACCGAGCTCATCCCCGAGGGCAAGCTGGCGATCGACATAGACGGCTCCTGGATGCCCAACAACTGGAGTTCGGCCGCGGCCAAGCCGTGGAAGGAGTGGCAGTCGGTGATGGGCACCGCGGCCATGCCGACGCAGAACGGTCAGGCACCGGGTCGTACCAGCATGTCGGGCGGCTGGGCCTGGTCGATCCCGGCGAAGGCCAAGAACCCCGACCTGGCCTGGAAGTTCCTGTCGACCACGCTCCAGACGAAGACCAACGCCGCGAAGTGGAACGTGACCAACGCCAACATCGCGGTGCGCACGGACGTCGCCTCCGACCCGGCGTACCTGAACTCGGTGCCGACCAACAAGTTCTTCACCGAGCTGGTCGCCGACACCCACTACCGGCCCGGCCTGCCCGAGTACAACCAGGTCTCGACCGCGATCCAGAAGGCGATGGAGTCCGTGACGACCGGTCAGGCCTCCGTCGACAAGGCCGCCTCGACGTTCGATAACGATGTCAAGGCGGCGGTGGGCGACGACAAGACCGTGGAGGGCACTTCGTGA
- a CDS encoding ROK family transcriptional regulator, with translation MTMLSGTNLPRVGGYNQAVVLDAIRTTGQVSRVELAALTGLTNQTVSNVVRKLLDAGLVAESGQAPSSGGKRRTLLTIRAEGACAVGVHLDPDAAVIVVVDLAGEVIGSRRLRLTDPGDPADVVDRVARTTGRLLDRSAVDRTRLLGLGIAAPGPLDGTTGAVVSPPNFPGWGRVPLADMFAEATGLPVALDNDATAAAIGERWIGGADRAGSFLFLYLGTGVGAGIVLNNTVLHGDSGNAGEFGHMAVEPGDRVCHCGALDCLGPYVSPAAIIDDLLRLHGRAAGDRIGLTGTPDSVHHDWKALRRAARAGDTDACDVVRRAARRIGEAARGAASLLDVSRVVLGGEALRGIEPIIREEVEAAVNRTSVARTIRSVTVEQSVIGETVGAVGAASLVLHGNYAPGWRMLTDVTG, from the coding sequence ATGACCATGCTCAGCGGGACGAACCTGCCACGGGTCGGCGGCTACAACCAGGCCGTCGTCCTGGACGCCATCCGCACCACGGGCCAGGTGAGCAGGGTCGAGCTGGCCGCCCTCACCGGGCTGACCAACCAGACCGTCTCCAACGTCGTCCGCAAGCTCCTCGACGCCGGACTGGTCGCGGAGTCCGGCCAGGCCCCCTCCAGCGGCGGCAAGCGCCGCACCCTGCTGACCATCCGGGCCGAGGGCGCCTGCGCGGTCGGCGTCCACCTCGACCCCGACGCCGCCGTCATCGTGGTGGTCGACCTGGCCGGCGAGGTGATCGGCAGCCGCCGCCTCAGGCTCACCGACCCCGGCGACCCGGCCGACGTCGTGGACCGCGTCGCCCGCACCACCGGACGCCTCCTCGACCGCAGCGCCGTGGACCGCACCCGCCTGCTGGGCCTCGGCATCGCCGCGCCCGGCCCGCTCGACGGCACCACGGGGGCGGTGGTCTCCCCGCCGAACTTCCCCGGCTGGGGCCGCGTCCCCCTCGCCGACATGTTCGCCGAGGCCACCGGGCTGCCCGTCGCCCTCGACAACGACGCCACCGCCGCCGCGATCGGCGAGCGCTGGATCGGCGGCGCCGACCGGGCGGGCAGCTTCCTGTTCCTCTACCTCGGCACCGGCGTCGGCGCCGGGATCGTCCTCAACAACACCGTCCTGCACGGCGATTCGGGCAACGCGGGCGAGTTCGGCCACATGGCGGTGGAACCCGGCGACCGCGTCTGCCACTGCGGCGCCCTGGACTGCCTCGGCCCGTACGTCAGCCCGGCAGCGATCATCGACGACCTGCTGCGCCTGCACGGCCGGGCCGCCGGCGACCGCATCGGCCTCACCGGCACGCCCGACTCCGTGCACCACGACTGGAAGGCCCTGCGCCGAGCCGCCCGCGCGGGCGACACCGACGCCTGCGATGTCGTACGACGCGCCGCGCGCCGTATCGGCGAGGCCGCGCGCGGCGCCGCCAGCCTCCTCGACGTCAGCCGGGTCGTCCTCGGCGGCGAGGCCCTGCGCGGCATCGAACCGATCATCCGCGAGGAGGTCGAGGCCGCCGTCAACCGCACCTCCGTCGCCCGTACGATCCGCTCGGTGACCGTCGAACAGAGCGTGATCGGCGAGACGGTGGGTGCGGTCGGGGCGGCGTCACTGGTGCTGCACGGGAACTACGCGCCGGGGTGGCGGATGCTGACGGATGTGACGGGCTGA
- a CDS encoding MMPL family transporter yields MAAFLYRIGRWAFRRRRLVGGLWLGAVVLAIAAAALAPAAEDEDLSMPGTESQKAFDLLDQRFPQDNAQGAEARLVFQAPDGQRVTAQRNKAAVEDALGSLDNGEQVASATDPYETGAVSEDGTIAYSTITYTADAVDLTAQTKTALENAASRARDAGLTVEIGGSALDAEEAMGGTTELVGVVVAAVVLVLALGSLVAAGLSLLTAFVGVAVAFGLVSALAAPLGLTSTVAILTLMLGLAVGIDYALFITSRFRDERARGSDPEEAAGRAVGTAGSAVVFAGATVFIALVGLGVVGIPELTKMGLGGAGAVALAVLVALTLVPALFGFFGRRVLSRTVRKTRPGGTGQAAAAGRPGLGTRWARFVLRRPVAVLMITGLGLGAVALPALSLELGLPGDESKSVETTQRRAYDLLSEGFGPGFNGPLTVVVDMSAAPDSRSTTDLVVRTVRAADGIASVGEPVFSRTRDTAVLTAVPRTAPNSGETKDLVHTLRDTVSGVEADTGADVLVTGTTAMNIDISEAMSDALVPYLTVVIGLAVLLLTVVFRSILVPVKAALGFLLSVGAAFGVLVAVFQWGWAGDLIGIEQTGPVMSLMPILIIGIVFGLAMDYEVFLVSRMREAHVHGASPGEAIVSGFRHSGRVVAAAAIIMTSVFAGFIGMSNPTIQTMGVGLAAAVAFDAFVVRMAIAPAVLALLGRRAWWLPRILDRVLPNVDIEGEALTGHVPVPTTELGTAVRQLPVGRD; encoded by the coding sequence GTGGCTGCTTTTCTTTACCGGATCGGACGGTGGGCCTTTCGGCGGCGCCGGCTCGTGGGCGGTCTGTGGCTGGGAGCCGTGGTCCTTGCGATCGCGGCCGCGGCCCTGGCGCCGGCCGCGGAGGACGAGGACCTCTCCATGCCCGGCACCGAGTCGCAGAAGGCCTTCGACCTGCTCGATCAGCGCTTCCCGCAGGACAACGCGCAGGGCGCCGAGGCCCGTCTGGTGTTCCAGGCACCGGACGGGCAGCGGGTGACGGCCCAGCGGAACAAGGCGGCCGTCGAGGACGCGCTCGGCTCCCTCGACAACGGCGAGCAGGTCGCGTCGGCCACCGACCCCTATGAGACCGGCGCGGTCAGCGAGGACGGCACCATCGCCTACTCCACGATCACCTACACCGCGGACGCCGTCGACCTGACCGCGCAGACGAAGACCGCGCTGGAGAACGCCGCCAGCCGGGCCCGGGACGCCGGACTGACCGTGGAGATCGGCGGCTCGGCCCTGGACGCGGAAGAGGCGATGGGCGGCACGACGGAACTCGTCGGCGTGGTGGTGGCCGCCGTCGTACTGGTCCTCGCCCTCGGATCGCTGGTCGCGGCCGGACTGTCGTTGCTCACCGCCTTCGTGGGCGTGGCCGTCGCCTTCGGCCTGGTCTCCGCCCTGGCCGCACCGCTGGGGCTCACGTCCACCGTCGCCATCCTGACGCTGATGCTGGGCCTCGCGGTCGGCATCGACTACGCGCTCTTCATCACCTCCCGGTTCCGTGACGAGCGCGCCCGGGGCAGCGACCCGGAGGAGGCCGCGGGCCGCGCGGTGGGCACGGCCGGATCCGCCGTCGTCTTCGCCGGCGCGACCGTCTTCATCGCGCTGGTCGGACTCGGGGTCGTCGGAATCCCCGAACTCACCAAGATGGGCCTCGGGGGAGCGGGCGCCGTGGCCCTCGCCGTCCTCGTCGCACTGACCCTGGTCCCCGCTCTGTTCGGTTTCTTCGGCCGACGGGTGCTGTCCCGCACCGTCCGAAAGACCCGCCCGGGAGGCACCGGCCAGGCAGCCGCAGCGGGCCGGCCCGGTCTCGGCACCCGCTGGGCGCGGTTCGTGCTGCGCCGCCCGGTGGCCGTGCTCATGATCACCGGACTCGGTCTCGGCGCCGTCGCGCTTCCCGCGCTGAGCCTCGAACTCGGGCTGCCCGGCGACGAGTCCAAGTCGGTGGAGACCACCCAGCGCCGCGCCTACGACCTGCTGTCCGAAGGGTTCGGCCCCGGCTTCAACGGCCCGCTGACCGTGGTCGTCGACATGTCGGCGGCCCCGGACAGCCGGTCCACCACCGACCTGGTGGTCAGGACGGTACGGGCGGCCGACGGGATCGCGTCGGTCGGTGAGCCCGTATTCAGCCGTACCAGGGACACCGCCGTGCTGACCGCCGTCCCGCGGACCGCGCCGAACAGCGGTGAGACCAAGGACCTGGTGCACACGCTCCGCGACACCGTCTCCGGCGTCGAGGCCGACACCGGTGCCGACGTCCTGGTGACCGGCACCACCGCGATGAACATCGACATCTCCGAAGCCATGTCCGACGCCCTCGTGCCCTATCTGACCGTGGTCATCGGCCTGGCGGTGCTCCTGCTGACGGTTGTCTTCCGCTCGATCCTGGTCCCGGTCAAGGCCGCGCTCGGCTTCCTGCTGTCCGTGGGAGCCGCCTTCGGTGTCCTCGTCGCCGTCTTCCAGTGGGGCTGGGCGGGCGACCTGATCGGCATCGAACAGACCGGACCGGTCATGTCGCTCATGCCGATCCTCATCATCGGCATCGTCTTCGGGCTCGCCATGGACTACGAGGTCTTCCTGGTCAGCCGGATGCGCGAGGCCCACGTCCACGGCGCGTCCCCCGGCGAGGCGATCGTCAGCGGCTTCCGGCACAGCGGACGCGTGGTGGCCGCCGCGGCGATCATCATGACGAGCGTGTTCGCCGGATTCATCGGCATGAGCAATCCGACCATCCAGACCATGGGCGTCGGCCTCGCCGCCGCCGTCGCCTTCGACGCCTTCGTGGTCCGGATGGCGATCGCCCCCGCGGTTCTGGCACTGCTCGGCCGCCGGGCCTGGTGGCTGCCCCGTATCCTCGACCGTGTGCTGCCGAACGTGGACATCGAGGGTGAGGCACTGACCGGTCATGTTCCGGTCCCCACAACCGAGTTGGGCACTGCGGTACGACAGCTGCCGGTCGGCCGGGACTGA
- a CDS encoding sensor histidine kinase, translating into MTGTRSGGPRPRGTWRREGAITAAAFALWLLGSMVQDDVSRLSAPPAAAYLLALVTCGVLPLRHRAPLAVMAVTTVGAVLGPPLGLLLSPLLVAPTVIAAYSYALTARTERRAASAVLLISAALLVASTPLLGALSWQDASRVGLVAAFPVVAGVLGHSAQNRRAYLAAVEERARRAEESRDSEARRRVGEERVRIARELHDLVAHQITLANAQATVAAHLFDSRPEQTRKSLKELVETTADALDDLRATVGLLRQSGDAAAPAEPAPGLARLPTLLESFHRAGLEVSVHEEGTARPLPPGVDLTAYRIVQEALTNVTKHAGTGSARVRLVWNRDRLTVTVADDGGTAGKSATASRGATAADRPPGYGLIGMRERALAVGGRLSAGRRPEGGFLVSTELPLPPAKDPL; encoded by the coding sequence ATGACGGGGACGAGGAGCGGCGGCCCGCGACCACGCGGCACGTGGCGGCGGGAGGGAGCGATCACGGCGGCGGCGTTCGCGCTGTGGCTCCTCGGCAGCATGGTCCAGGACGACGTCAGCAGGCTCTCGGCGCCGCCTGCCGCCGCCTACCTCCTCGCGCTGGTGACCTGTGGCGTGCTGCCGCTGCGGCACCGGGCGCCCCTGGCCGTCATGGCGGTCACGACGGTGGGCGCGGTCCTGGGGCCGCCCCTGGGCCTCCTGCTGAGCCCGCTCCTCGTGGCGCCCACGGTGATCGCCGCCTACTCCTACGCGCTCACCGCGCGCACCGAACGGCGGGCGGCGAGCGCGGTGCTGCTCATCTCCGCGGCGCTGCTGGTCGCCTCCACCCCGTTGCTCGGGGCCCTGTCGTGGCAGGACGCGAGCAGGGTGGGACTGGTCGCGGCGTTCCCGGTGGTGGCCGGCGTGCTGGGCCACTCGGCACAGAACCGGCGGGCCTACCTGGCGGCCGTGGAGGAGCGGGCCCGGCGGGCGGAGGAGAGCAGGGACAGCGAGGCGCGCCGGAGGGTGGGCGAGGAGCGCGTGCGCATCGCCCGGGAACTGCACGACCTGGTGGCCCATCAGATCACCCTGGCCAACGCCCAGGCCACGGTCGCCGCCCACCTCTTCGACAGCCGCCCGGAGCAGACCCGCAAGAGCCTCAAGGAGCTCGTGGAGACCACCGCCGACGCGCTCGACGACCTGCGGGCCACGGTCGGTCTCCTACGGCAGTCCGGGGACGCGGCCGCACCCGCCGAACCGGCTCCCGGGCTGGCCCGGCTCCCCACGCTCCTGGAGTCCTTCCACCGCGCGGGTCTGGAGGTGTCGGTGCACGAGGAGGGCACGGCCCGGCCGCTGCCACCGGGGGTGGACCTGACCGCCTACCGCATCGTCCAGGAGGCCCTGACCAACGTGACCAAGCACGCCGGCACCGGCAGCGCCCGGGTGCGACTCGTCTGGAACCGCGACCGCTTGACGGTCACCGTCGCGGACGACGGAGGAACTGCCGGCAAGTCCGCCACCGCGTCGCGTGGAGCCACGGCCGCCGACCGCCCGCCCGGCTACGGTCTGATCGGCATGCGGGAACGTGCCCTCGCCGTCGGCGGCCGGCTCTCCGCGGGCAGGCGCCCCGAGGGCGGCTTCCTCGTCTCCACCGAGCTCCCCCTCCCACCCGCCAAGGACCCGCTGTGA
- a CDS encoding response regulator transcription factor has translation MTLRVLLADDQALLRGAFRLLLDSAADITVVGEAADGREAVRLTRELRPDVVVMDIRMPEVDGLTATAEICADPELRSSRILVLTTYETDEYVAQALRAGAGGFIGKGIGAEDLLHAVRTIADGDTLLSPAATRSLVARFLATPEEAPSQDPERLDALTPREREMVALVATGLSNQEIAERMFLSPFTVRAHVQRAMTKLGARDRAQLVVIAYRTGLARTGPDGAP, from the coding sequence GTGACACTGCGCGTGCTGCTCGCCGACGACCAGGCCCTGCTCCGCGGCGCCTTCCGGCTGCTGCTGGACTCCGCCGCCGACATCACCGTGGTCGGTGAGGCGGCCGACGGCAGGGAGGCCGTGCGGCTCACCCGGGAACTGCGCCCCGACGTGGTGGTCATGGACATCCGGATGCCCGAGGTGGACGGTCTCACCGCCACGGCCGAGATCTGCGCGGACCCGGAACTGCGGTCCAGCCGCATCCTGGTCCTCACCACCTACGAGACCGACGAGTACGTCGCCCAGGCGCTGCGCGCGGGAGCCGGGGGCTTCATCGGCAAGGGCATCGGGGCCGAGGACCTGCTGCACGCCGTACGGACGATCGCCGACGGCGACACCCTTCTGTCGCCCGCCGCGACCCGCTCCCTGGTCGCCCGCTTCCTGGCCACACCGGAGGAGGCGCCCTCCCAGGACCCCGAGCGGCTCGACGCGCTCACCCCGCGCGAACGCGAGATGGTGGCCCTGGTCGCGACCGGCCTGTCCAACCAGGAGATCGCCGAGCGGATGTTCCTCAGCCCCTTCACCGTCCGCGCCCATGTGCAGCGCGCCATGACGAAGCTGGGCGCCCGCGACCGGGCGCAACTCGTCGTCATCGCGTACCGGACGGGCCTGGCCCGCACCGGTCCCGACGGCGCGCCGTAG
- a CDS encoding SDR family oxidoreductase — translation MSIEERDRPVALVTGSTSGIGEAVARRLAADGTRVVVHSRRSVEAGLALAAELGGTYVQADLGVEEEARGLVETVLGRFGRLDVLVNNAGISRPIPHADLAAATPADWRQLLEVNLIAPWVLCTAALPALRRSPGGGCVVNVTSHAGVRPKGSSVPYAASKAALNHVTRLLAAALGPEVRVNAVAPGLVDTPMTKDWAEAHELWRDRAPMHRPAQPADVADLVASVIGSGYLTGEVIVLDGGLNLT, via the coding sequence ATGAGCATCGAAGAGCGGGACCGGCCCGTCGCCCTCGTCACCGGGTCCACGTCCGGCATCGGGGAGGCCGTCGCACGGCGCCTCGCGGCGGACGGGACGCGGGTCGTCGTGCACTCGCGGCGCAGCGTCGAGGCCGGTTTGGCGCTGGCCGCGGAGCTCGGCGGGACCTACGTCCAGGCGGACCTGGGGGTGGAGGAGGAGGCCCGCGGGCTGGTCGAGACGGTACTCGGCCGGTTCGGGCGGCTGGACGTGCTGGTGAACAACGCGGGCATCAGCCGGCCGATCCCGCACGCGGACCTCGCGGCGGCGACCCCGGCGGACTGGCGGCAGCTGCTGGAGGTCAACCTCATCGCGCCCTGGGTGCTGTGCACGGCGGCCCTTCCGGCGCTACGGCGGTCCCCCGGCGGTGGCTGCGTCGTCAACGTCACCAGCCACGCCGGCGTACGGCCCAAGGGGTCCTCGGTGCCGTACGCGGCGAGCAAGGCGGCGCTGAACCACGTGACCCGGCTGCTCGCGGCCGCGCTCGGCCCCGAGGTCCGGGTGAACGCGGTGGCCCCCGGCCTGGTGGACACACCGATGACGAAGGACTGGGCCGAGGCGCACGAGCTGTGGCGCGACCGCGCCCCGATGCACCGCCCGGCCCAGCCTGCCGACGTGGCCGACCTGGTGGCGTCGGTGATCGGCAGCGGCTATCTGACCGGTGAGGTCATCGTCCTCGACGGCGGCCTGAACCTGACCTGA
- a CDS encoding SAM-dependent methyltransferase, whose product MNDSHAAREIDTSRPHSARMYDYYLGGKDHFDVDTKAAETVAATYPGIFTCAREIRSFMHRATRVLAREYGVRQWLDIGTGIPTEPNLHQVAQSVAPEARVVYADNDPLVLKYAERLMRNTPEGRTAYVQGDFTDPEAILNSPELAKTLDLNRPVALSLNAILHFVPDDWDPYGTVSRLLDALPSGSALAVSHCTGDFAPELWEKLVGIYAAAGTRAQVRSKQEVARFFTGLDLLDPGISLTHRWRPDDPRGTAAEPTDAEVSAWAGVGIKP is encoded by the coding sequence ATGAACGACTCGCACGCCGCGCGGGAGATCGACACCAGCCGGCCGCACTCCGCCCGGATGTACGACTACTACCTCGGCGGCAAGGACCACTTCGACGTCGACACGAAGGCGGCCGAGACCGTCGCGGCCACCTACCCCGGCATCTTCACGTGCGCCCGCGAGATCCGCTCCTTCATGCACCGCGCCACCCGTGTCCTCGCCCGGGAGTACGGCGTGCGCCAGTGGCTGGACATCGGCACCGGCATCCCCACCGAGCCGAACCTGCACCAGGTCGCGCAGTCCGTGGCACCCGAGGCGCGGGTCGTCTACGCCGACAACGACCCGCTGGTCCTCAAGTACGCCGAGCGCCTGATGCGCAACACGCCCGAGGGCCGCACGGCGTACGTCCAGGGCGACTTCACCGACCCCGAGGCCATCCTCAACTCCCCCGAGCTGGCCAAGACCCTGGACCTGAACCGTCCGGTCGCCCTGTCCCTCAACGCCATCCTGCACTTCGTGCCGGACGACTGGGACCCGTACGGCACCGTCTCCCGCCTCCTGGACGCCCTGCCCTCGGGCAGCGCGCTCGCCGTCAGCCACTGCACGGGCGACTTCGCCCCCGAGCTGTGGGAGAAGCTCGTCGGCATCTACGCGGCCGCGGGCACCCGGGCCCAGGTGCGCAGCAAGCAGGAGGTGGCCCGCTTCTTCACGGGCCTCGACCTGCTCGACCCGGGCATCTCCCTGACCCACCGCTGGCGCCCGGACGACCCGCGGGGCACGGCTGCGGAACCGACGGACGCCGAGGTCAGCGCGTGGGCCGGGGTGGGCATCAAGCCGTGA
- a CDS encoding DUF397 domain-containing protein, which yields MTSTDCHVYNGMPATELGEQGWESPWSGPNGGQCVQTKLLADGRVAMRQSTDPAGPALIYTPQEIAAFVAGVKRGLADHLTAG from the coding sequence ATGACCAGCACCGACTGTCACGTCTACAACGGGATGCCGGCCACCGAACTCGGTGAGCAGGGCTGGGAGTCGCCGTGGAGCGGTCCCAACGGCGGCCAGTGCGTGCAGACCAAGCTCCTGGCCGACGGCCGGGTGGCCATGCGGCAGTCGACCGATCCGGCCGGACCCGCGCTGATCTACACCCCGCAGGAGATCGCCGCGTTCGTCGCGGGCGTCAAGCGGGGCCTCGCCGACCATCTGACAGCCGGCTGA
- a CDS encoding helix-turn-helix transcriptional regulator, which produces MSEGRTGTGGTSAPTVLRMILGRRLQERRQDAGRSLDDAAKALRVTSLTIRRLEKAEVALKPLYVEKLLETYGAERQEIDEFVVLAERANEPGWWHTYRDVLPNWFSAYVSLEAGARTLRTYEPHYVTGLLQTHAYARGVLRGGFPNEADDDLGRRVDLRLRRQSLLERPDAPTLWVVMEEAVLHRVVGGPEVMREQIERLLEVAELEHVSVDVVPFTAGAHVGACAPFTYFRFEEPELPDIVYTEVLSGAMYLDQRADVAAHLEAHNRMSLLTSDADSKALLNRMRKEYS; this is translated from the coding sequence GTGAGCGAAGGCCGTACGGGCACGGGTGGCACCAGTGCCCCCACCGTTCTGCGCATGATCCTGGGCCGGCGTCTCCAGGAGCGGCGGCAGGACGCGGGCAGGTCGCTGGACGACGCCGCCAAGGCGCTCAGGGTGACCTCGCTCACCATCCGCCGTCTGGAGAAGGCGGAGGTCGCGCTCAAGCCGCTGTACGTGGAGAAGCTGCTGGAGACCTACGGGGCCGAGCGGCAGGAGATCGACGAGTTCGTCGTGCTCGCCGAGCGGGCCAACGAACCGGGCTGGTGGCACACCTACCGGGACGTGCTCCCGAACTGGTTCAGCGCCTACGTCAGTCTGGAGGCCGGGGCGAGGACCCTGCGCACCTACGAGCCGCACTATGTGACAGGGCTGCTCCAGACCCACGCGTACGCGCGCGGAGTGCTGCGCGGCGGCTTCCCGAACGAGGCCGACGACGACCTGGGCCGACGCGTGGACCTGCGGTTGCGCCGCCAGAGCCTGCTGGAGAGACCCGACGCGCCCACGCTGTGGGTGGTCATGGAAGAGGCCGTTCTGCACCGGGTGGTCGGCGGCCCCGAGGTCATGCGGGAGCAGATCGAACGGCTCCTGGAGGTCGCGGAGCTGGAGCACGTCAGCGTCGACGTGGTGCCGTTCACCGCCGGCGCCCACGTGGGCGCGTGCGCCCCGTTCACGTACTTCCGCTTCGAGGAACCGGAGCTGCCGGACATCGTCTACACCGAGGTCCTCTCCGGCGCGATGTACCTGGACCAGCGCGCGGACGTGGCGGCGCACCTGGAGGCGCACAACCGCATGTCCCTGCTGACCTCGGACGCGGACAGCAAGGCGCTCCTGAACCGCATGCGCAAGGAGTACTCATGA
- a CDS encoding ATP-binding protein, translating to MDQERTHWIELPAHRSSVGVARRSVGTRLKSWSLPGELCSDAVLLLSELATNAVCHTLSVRILCGIGMVTEGILRLEVHDHDHSGPRLRRCRAGLDDEGGRGLFLVEELADTWGVDRSRLTGGNAVWANLTA from the coding sequence GTGGACCAGGAACGAACCCACTGGATCGAACTCCCCGCGCACCGCTCCAGCGTCGGGGTCGCCCGCCGCTCCGTCGGCACCCGGCTCAAGTCCTGGAGCCTGCCCGGTGAACTGTGCTCCGACGCGGTCCTGCTGCTGTCGGAACTGGCCACCAACGCGGTGTGCCACACCCTCAGCGTCCGCATCCTGTGCGGCATCGGGATGGTCACCGAGGGGATCCTCCGGCTGGAGGTGCACGACCACGACCACTCGGGGCCCCGACTGCGCCGGTGCCGGGCCGGGCTCGACGACGAGGGCGGACGCGGACTGTTCCTGGTGGAGGAACTCGCGGACACCTGGGGGGTCGACCGCTCCAGACTCACCGGCGGCAACGCCGTATGGGCGAATCTGACGGCCTGA